From a single Nakaseomyces glabratus chromosome H, complete sequence genomic region:
- the YFT2 gene encoding Yft2p (CAGL0H07117g~Ortholog(s) have role in phospholipid biosynthetic process), with protein MFVPTRKQVSLAYPVILILGCFLSVLLSEEAKINQRANYYLLNSKNVFNQILAYKGNWVWLFLFMGVAAVQYNLRTKSQSLLPTDTRALVVSNKTKLQIIKEYFCKYFLKLFILDVIFLVIDGVFIMTGGSCTVPNRSISAELCKSLGGKWIGGFDISGHFCFLVNISMILWMELIAIAEHVCGYDTVISLSSLQKHVITVAVVVLVAWMGMLLVTATYYHTIAEKLIGCVFGYICPFVMYGLIPNSHDLNKLFYATMSD; from the coding sequence ATGTTTGTTCCTACACGAAAGCAAGTATCCTTAGCGTATCCAGTCATATTAATATTGGGATGTTTTCTTTCCGTATTGCTTTCTGAAGAAGCCAAAATTAATCAAAGAGCTAATTATTATCTACTTAACTCAAAGAATGTTTTTAATCAGATACTAGCTTATAAGGGAAATTGGGTATGGCTTTTTCTGTTTATGGGTGTAGCTGCAGTGCAATACAATCTGCGAACTAAAAGCCAGTCGCTACTGCCCACTGATACAAGAGCACTAGTTGTTTCTAATAAGACTAAGTTGCAGATCATAAAAGAGTATTTCTGTAAATACTTTCTAAAGCTGTTCATTTTGGACGTCATATTCCTTGTAATAGATGGTGTATTTATAATGACAGGCGGGTCCTGTACAGTACCTAACAGATCCATATCAGCTGAACTTTGTAAGTCGCTAGGAGGTAAATGGATAGGTGGATTTGATATAAGTGgtcatttttgttttttggtCAATATTAGCATGATTCTATGGATGGAATTGATAGCCATCGCAGAACATGTTTGTGGGTATGACACTGTGATTTCGTTATCATCATTACAAAAGCATGTCATAACCGTGGCAGTAGTAGTACTGGTGGCATGGATGGGCATGCTGCTGGTTACCGCTACATATTACCATACTATTGCGGAGAAGTTAATCGGGTGTGTTTTTGGATACATTTGCCCATTTGTGATGTATGGGTTAATTCCTAACAGCCATGATTTAAACAAACTGTTTTATGCAACTATGTCTGATTGA
- the MCM21 gene encoding Mcm21p (CAGL0H07139g~Ortholog(s) have role in establishment of mitotic sister chromatid cohesion and negative regulation of meiotic DNA double-strand break formation involved in reciprocal meiotic recombination, more) codes for MDTVTVEELLQDVEALTSEINGLQEKSKKLREQLKHPEQFIKFDKAFGDFNDIFEKNPGLRDLLLGYEIDKSATDVDDTNIIPVTPQKKSRSSVVNEKLHSLPEHEWVLKTQPLVEHRLFDESVRDVIDTDILISPSKRKQKIQQLNPNSTGKVSKEPIQYENIYRLFGISYFPLVDPSDLIFDSKTEKMIVTRDMLGIRFDIFNESSKSFEKPHYILLKKSAKSDDWKLFKYTVPNYIDVEGIFAEVTGGLIRTYDDVYLFAKCIYLLLVEIVIRSELFLQLEKDGIIDDLDMDLQSLVIKCTLQGTTKIEFHIHQYSIIACTIKSKIMSDDEKERLAMMLQGSLHDLKYKLISLRN; via the coding sequence ATGGATACTGTTACTGTTGAGGAGCTGTTACAAGATGTGGAGGCACTAACGAGTGAGATCAATGGTCTACAGGAGAAATCGAAGAAGTTAAGGGAACAGTTGAAGCATCCGGAGCAATTTATCAAGTTTGATAAAGCATTCGGAGattttaatgatatatTCGAGAAGAATCCAGGATTACGAGATTTGTTGCTCGGTTATGAGATTGATAAAAGTGCGACTGATGTTGACGACACTAATATTATCCCTGTGACTCCACAGAAGAAGTCTCGAAGCTCAGTTGTGAACGAGAAATTACATAGTTTACCTGAACATGAATGGGTACTGAAAACACAACCTCTAGTGGAGCATCGACTATTTGATGAGAGCGTAAGAGATGTTATAGATACTGACATACTGATATCACcatcaaaaagaaaacagaagATACAACAATTGAACCCAAACTCTACTGGTAAAGTTAGCAAAGAGCCAATTCAGTATGAAAACATATATAGGCTCTTTGGAATAAGTTATTTCCCTCTTGTGGACCCCTCTGATCTGATATTTGACTCCAAAACTGAAAAGATGATTGTTACTCGAGATATGCTTGGTATACGgtttgatatttttaatgaatCATCTAAAAGCTTTGAGAAACCACATTATATTTTGCTGAAGAAGTCTGCTAAATCTGATGATTGGAAACTATTCAAATATACTGTACCCAACTATATCGACGTAGAAGGGATATTTGCAGAGGTTACTGGTGGCTTGATAAGAACTTATGACGATGTTTACCTCTTTGCCAAATGTATTTATCTATTGCTAGTTGAAATAGTTATTAGATCCGAGCTATTCCTACAACTAGAAAAGGATGGGATAATTGATGACTTGGATATGGATTTACAATCTCTTGTGATCAAATGCACATTACAGGGGACCACCAAAATTGAATTTCATATCCATCAGTACTCAATAATTGCTTGTACTATTAAATCGAAAATAATGAGTGATGATGAGAAGGAAAGATTAGCCATGATGTTACAAGGTTCACTTCATGATTTAAAGTATAAGTTAATAAGCTTGAGAAATTAA
- the HIM1 gene encoding Him1p (CAGL0H07161g~Ortholog(s) have role in DNA repair), with product MITTNLENTSGSLSREKTFEKNILLFGSTGLTGSLVFEYLLDPCFYLNSAVELRELLLEAIEEGLENVTIKTCLYCFNRKIGEPLDKYLKSPSANSFGPFCFNGSQYHYNKGTCVPLDIDQDIETSNDATFDGFLYYKDKGKNVTGKNPISGEYYGKEYMYYLEYMSAEGNLLKLNFIFNHIQLIIKNSFSWPSVIPIIFSDEVEAISFREKMPLKRYFPLLSDIKTMISTIGTTTNRNKISNTTYNDIDYQLNVDLVKAFSNTDDKSVIIVTSFNNTIISTVSPYFKIKMKLESTLANAITPPLKTLTILRPGPLVGRHSDIYPTNDSILKNSSLFERALLHKKAFLQNMECFVDDIRTGGMSIKASEIVARTFYRIPGSKLLGYCIPAQKVAYAISIAAVDKYLHEEPLTRVVTSEEMDNMK from the coding sequence ATGATCACCACAAACTTGGAAAATACCAGTGGCTCTCTGTCGAGAGAGaaaacttttgaaaaaaatatacttctATTCGGATCCACTGGCTTAACTGGCTCATTGGTATTCGAGTATTTACTGGATCCgtgtttttatttgaatagCGCGGTTGAACTAAGAGAGCTATTACTTGAAGCAATCGAGGAAGGACTAGAAAATGTTACTATTAAGACATGTCTTTATTGTTTCAATAGGAAAATCGGTGAACCTTTAGACAAATACCTGAAATCACCAAGTGCTAACAGTTTTGGACCATTTTGTTTCAATGGATCTCAATATCACTACAACAAAGGAACTTGCGTTCCATTGGATATAGATCAAGATATAGAAACCTCCAACGATGCTACATTTGATGGCTTCCTATACTATAAGGATAAAGGCAAAAATGTTACTGGGAAAAATCCAATCAGCGGTGAGTATTACGGTAAGGAATATATGTATTATTTAGAATACATGTCCGCTGAAGGTAACCTACTAAAATTGAACTTCATCTTTAATCATATCCAATTAATCATTAAAAATTCGTTTTCCTGGCCGTCAGTTATTCCTATTATATTCTCTGATGAGGTTGAAGCAATCTCATTTAGAGAAAAGATGCCACTAAAGAGGTATTTTCCATTACTCTCAGATATTAAAACCATGATAAGCACCATAGGTACAACCACAAATAGGAACAAAATATCCAATACTACATATAATGATATTGACTATCAGTTAAATGTTGATCTGGTTAAGGCGTTTTCAAACACAGACGATAAGAGCGTCATAATCGTAACTTCCTTCAATAACACAATAATTAGTACAGTTTCACCATacttcaaaattaaaatgaAGTTGGAATCAACTCTAGCTAATGCAATTACTCCACCTCTGAAGACATTAACCATCCTAAGACCTGGCCCTCTTGTAGGAAGGCATAGTGATATTTATCCAACAAACGATTCCATCCTAAAAAATAGCAGTCTATTTGAGAGGGCTTTACTCCATAAAAAGGCTTTTTTGCAGAATATGGAGTGTTTTGTAGATGATATTAGAACTGGTGGAATGTCTATAAAGGCTAGCGAAATTGTAGCAAGAACATTTTACAGAATACCAGGATCAAAGCTATTGGGGTACTGTATCCCAGCACAAAAAGTAGCCTACGCAATTTCCATTGCTGCTGTAGACAAATATTTGCATGAGGAACCATTGACTAGAGTTGTTACTAGTGAAGAAATGGATAATATGAAATAA